A portion of the Pseudomonas synxantha BG33R genome contains these proteins:
- a CDS encoding cytochrome b: protein MNAQPRFFAPLARLLHWLMALMIIAMLFIGAGLAASVSERHEWLIHLHKPLGIAILALVLVRLVVRFTTRQPPLPADLPMWQVLAAKASHVLLYALMLVLPLLGWAMISAAGDPVMLSSSVQLPALVGANAPLFALLRKAHGYLAYLLFLTVLVHLAAALFHGLIRRDGVLQSMTGTRD from the coding sequence ATGAATGCTCAACCGCGTTTTTTTGCACCGCTGGCGCGTCTGTTGCACTGGCTGATGGCGCTGATGATCATTGCCATGCTGTTTATTGGTGCGGGATTGGCGGCGTCGGTGTCGGAACGCCATGAATGGCTGATCCACCTGCACAAACCGCTGGGTATTGCGATCCTGGCCCTGGTGCTCGTGCGTTTGGTCGTGCGCTTTACCACCCGGCAACCGCCGTTGCCAGCCGATTTGCCGATGTGGCAAGTGCTGGCGGCCAAGGCTTCCCATGTGCTGCTGTATGCGTTGATGCTGGTGTTGCCGCTGCTGGGCTGGGCGATGATTTCGGCCGCCGGTGACCCGGTGATGCTCAGCAGTTCTGTGCAACTGCCAGCGCTGGTAGGGGCGAATGCGCCGTTGTTTGCGCTGTTGCGCAAGGCTCACGGCTACCTTGCCTACCTGTTGTTCCTGACAGTGCTGGTGCACTTGGCGGCGGCGCTGTTCCACGGGTTGATCCGCCGCGATGGGGTATTGCAGAGCATGACCGGCACCCGGGATTGA
- a CDS encoding enoyl-CoA hydratase-related protein yields MNVFVERHDRVVLVKLNRPEVKNALSSALMTELISHLEAMDRDPRIGCFVITGTAEFFAAGADIKEMSGKSYLDVLNEDYFVGWEGFTRLRTPTIAAVAGYAYGGGCELAMMCDMIFAADTATFAQPEIKLGVIPGMGATQRLTGLIGKAKTMDLVLTGRSMTATEAEQAGLVSRVYPAANLLDEVMAVAAQIASFSRTATRAARQAVEHSLELGLHEGVRQERRLFHGLFATPDQQEGMQAFLHKRQALFNQP; encoded by the coding sequence ATGAACGTGTTTGTGGAACGTCATGATCGAGTGGTCCTGGTCAAGCTCAACCGTCCTGAAGTCAAGAATGCGCTGAGTTCGGCGCTGATGACTGAGTTGATCAGTCATCTGGAAGCAATGGATCGAGACCCTCGGATTGGGTGTTTTGTCATTACCGGCACCGCAGAGTTCTTCGCGGCAGGGGCCGATATCAAAGAGATGAGCGGCAAGTCCTATCTGGACGTACTCAACGAAGACTACTTCGTCGGTTGGGAGGGCTTCACCCGTTTGCGCACCCCGACGATTGCCGCAGTGGCGGGCTATGCGTATGGCGGAGGCTGTGAGCTGGCGATGATGTGCGACATGATTTTCGCTGCTGACACCGCCACCTTTGCACAGCCGGAAATTAAGCTAGGCGTCATCCCGGGCATGGGCGCGACCCAGCGGTTGACCGGGCTGATCGGCAAGGCCAAGACCATGGACCTGGTGTTGACTGGCCGGTCAATGACCGCCACGGAAGCAGAGCAGGCGGGGTTGGTGTCGCGGGTTTACCCGGCTGCGAACTTGCTGGACGAGGTGATGGCGGTGGCTGCACAAATTGCCTCCTTCTCGCGAACGGCCACCCGTGCAGCGCGGCAGGCGGTGGAGCATTCTCTGGAGCTCGGCTTGCACGAAGGTGTGCGTCAGGAGCGTAGGTTGTTTCATGGCCTGTTCGCCACGCCTGATCAGCAAGAAGGAATGCAGGCATTTCTTCACAAGCGGCAGGCCTTGTTTAATCAGCCCTAG
- a CDS encoding catalase family peroxidase, with the protein MVDHSLPPRPPLGTTSLLVRLACIGGVVAVLVVAFAYVNGTLDPQRLRPKTLVNALETNNGVHPGFRRNHAKGVCVAGYFEASTEARAYSSAQVFSAAKTPVIGRFALPSGNPYAPDSSVPIRSFAVQFSQANGQQWRTGMNSMPVFPVGTPEAFYQLLKAGAPDPATGKPNPANMPAFFATHPETAPFLAWVKTAKPSASYATQTYNGINAFYLVGEGGKRQAVRWSVVPQSQDAAGDAAPSGSDFLEQDLVQRLAAGPLRWQLNMTLANPGDPLDDASKTWTGPHTQLNAGTLVLQSSQPQADGDCRDINFDPLILPSGIEASNDPLLAARSAAYASSYLRRAGEVSPLHSTPQESKP; encoded by the coding sequence ATGGTTGATCACTCTTTACCGCCGCGTCCGCCTCTTGGTACTACAAGTCTGCTCGTCAGGCTGGCGTGTATAGGGGGCGTGGTGGCAGTGTTGGTGGTTGCATTTGCCTACGTCAACGGCACCCTCGACCCACAACGTCTGCGGCCAAAGACCTTGGTCAATGCCTTGGAAACCAATAACGGCGTACACCCGGGCTTTCGCCGCAATCATGCCAAAGGTGTGTGTGTGGCGGGTTACTTCGAGGCGAGCACAGAGGCGCGTGCCTACTCCAGCGCCCAGGTGTTCAGCGCGGCCAAGACCCCGGTGATTGGCCGGTTTGCCTTGCCCAGCGGCAATCCCTATGCACCGGACAGCAGTGTGCCGATTCGCAGTTTTGCCGTGCAATTCAGCCAGGCAAACGGCCAGCAGTGGCGAACGGGAATGAACAGTATGCCGGTGTTTCCGGTGGGCACGCCCGAGGCGTTCTACCAGCTGCTCAAGGCGGGTGCGCCAGACCCGGCCACTGGCAAGCCGAACCCTGCGAACATGCCGGCGTTTTTTGCCACACACCCGGAGACGGCGCCGTTCCTGGCCTGGGTCAAGACTGCCAAGCCATCGGCCAGTTATGCGACGCAAACCTACAACGGCATCAATGCGTTTTACCTGGTGGGCGAAGGTGGCAAGCGTCAGGCCGTGCGGTGGAGCGTGGTGCCGCAAAGCCAGGACGCGGCGGGTGATGCTGCGCCGTCGGGCAGTGACTTCCTGGAACAGGATTTGGTGCAGCGCCTGGCCGCCGGGCCTTTGCGTTGGCAGTTGAACATGACCCTGGCCAACCCCGGCGACCCCTTGGATGACGCGAGCAAGACCTGGACCGGCCCGCATACGCAGCTCAACGCCGGCACTCTGGTACTGCAAAGCAGCCAGCCGCAGGCAGACGGTGATTGCCGTGATATCAACTTTGACCCGCTGATTTTGCCCAGCGGTATCGAGGCCTCCAACGACCCGCTGCTGGCCGCACGCTCCGCCGCGTATGCCAGTTCGTATCTGCGCCGTGCGGGTGAAGTCAGCCCGTTGCACAGCACCCCTCAGGAGTCGAAGCCATGA